In Sphingomonas sp. G-3-2-10, a single window of DNA contains:
- a CDS encoding DNA cytosine methyltransferase, producing MSVEPTASGAPSPSSKTFIDLFSGCGGLSLGLLMAGWKGLFSIEKSEDAFSTFSANLCETGGRYQFSWPEWLPCEAMTTSHLLENYRTQLKALKGQVDLIAGGPPCQGFSMAGLRSNDDPRNRLTEEYIEIVRLIEPRYLLLENVRGFQHPFAEDEMPYSHRVALQLASLGEFGYEVYSELIDTSKFGVPQMRKRFIMVCIRKDQDGCESDPLKVLTSNIRAFRDRRSLNGHKVGVREAIGDLETLRGALIDYPYDQRFKQVRYDGSGPLSTFQQLMRTGVPPSFAPDSLRLPNHTPEIVARFSRILEQCPRGRSLSPENREKFSTKKQCLTPLHPDMLARTVTTLPDDMIHYGEPRILTVRENARLQTFPDWFSFKGKYTTGGHRRKKECPRYTQVGNAVPPLLAEAIGETLLEIASHE from the coding sequence ATGAGCGTCGAACCGACGGCCTCTGGTGCGCCATCGCCAAGCTCTAAGACGTTCATCGATTTGTTTTCGGGCTGCGGCGGCCTTTCGCTGGGGCTGCTCATGGCGGGCTGGAAAGGCCTGTTCTCGATCGAAAAGTCAGAGGACGCCTTCTCCACGTTCAGCGCAAATCTTTGTGAAACCGGGGGGCGCTACCAATTTTCGTGGCCAGAGTGGCTTCCATGCGAAGCCATGACGACATCGCACCTTCTCGAAAACTATCGGACACAGCTCAAGGCGCTCAAGGGGCAGGTCGATCTGATCGCGGGTGGCCCGCCTTGTCAGGGCTTCTCAATGGCAGGCCTGCGGAGCAATGACGATCCGCGCAACCGTCTCACCGAGGAATATATTGAGATCGTTCGGCTGATAGAGCCGAGGTATCTCCTGCTTGAGAATGTCCGCGGCTTCCAACACCCGTTTGCCGAGGACGAGATGCCCTATTCTCATCGGGTTGCCCTGCAATTGGCCTCGCTTGGGGAGTTCGGATACGAGGTTTATTCGGAGCTCATCGACACCTCCAAATTTGGCGTTCCGCAGATGCGGAAACGCTTTATCATGGTTTGCATCCGCAAGGATCAGGATGGTTGCGAAAGTGATCCGCTGAAGGTTCTGACGAGCAACATTCGCGCGTTTCGTGACCGTCGATCACTCAATGGCCATAAGGTTGGCGTGCGCGAGGCGATCGGCGACTTGGAAACTCTGCGTGGGGCGTTGATCGACTATCCGTATGATCAACGATTCAAGCAAGTTCGCTATGATGGCAGCGGCCCCCTGAGCACATTTCAGCAGCTCATGCGCACCGGTGTGCCTCCGAGCTTTGCGCCTGACAGCTTGCGGCTTCCCAACCACACGCCCGAGATCGTCGCGCGGTTCTCGCGAATTCTAGAGCAATGTCCGCGCGGTCGCTCGCTGTCCCCTGAAAACCGGGAAAAGTTCAGCACCAAGAAGCAGTGCTTGACCCCCTTGCATCCAGACATGCTCGCGCGGACTGTCACCACCCTTCCGGACGACATGATCCACTATGGCGAGCCCAGGATCTTGACGGTGCGGGAGAACGCCCGGCTTCAAACCTTCCCCGACTGGTTCAGCTTCAAAGGGAAATATACGACCGGCGGCCATCGTCGAAAGAAAGAGTGCCCGCGATATACGCAGGTTGGAAATGCTGTGCCGCCGCTTCTCGCCGAAGCAATTGGCGAAACACTACTTGAGATAGCATCCCATGAGTGA
- a CDS encoding ATP-binding protein, with amino-acid sequence MSELLPLKFSAHARLKDIVGRGLIISDDIAIIELIKNSKDAGAFDVWIEFRQFGSSEASELVISDNGHGMTLDDIEHKWLNIAYSEKKNSAPSVGAYAGSKGIGRFSCDRLGTNLQIMTRKDGQKPVKLDVDWTKFEVDGRDQEIGSIDLFASEPTLEEFRQAMGPERAAHGTVLTIRGLRSEWDADRLRSLRKELERFIIDPDNEFSVNFSHWKYGPKHPLNGPIENKIFEELDFRASSIQADVDTEGKFITFELRHDGDFLFKSTEKNPYSELRNIKLTLFYLNQPAKAFFKRRTGYRSVEYGSVFLFLNSFRVFPYGSIGDDWLGIDKRKAQGQRRFFGLRELVGFIQITDADEKFEPVSSREGLKRNTAFRELATDSQTISSSFDDELVYGLFHKAMRKLEKFVVDGLDWDRIDRTIGEDNDEELLAGNYQYLQGEKPVLETIDSVVTIRSPQNHIIDIDINLKYLSSLADQESQDYDDLVETLEERFDGTPIDKLLPAEKRDLSRFISRQAKELAQKNRTNRGLELKVGQVEKQLESEQRKRIFAQFESTADQTRIIQLHHQIGLVAGSLLKRMDRVVRRYRANEGNYSKADLFDVIEASLFEIEKIQNVSKLASKADFDISTNRVRNDMLQFVDEYLENFKDVGLGWNLRTTYENPEHCQLVRSFRPIELTMLVDNLVDNAGKAGAKKLVVRAYSSGKNVVLEFTDNGSGLTDRFSPDELFEKGITNTSGSGIGLSHAKQIVDELQGKISISSGADGVGATVRMEFKA; translated from the coding sequence ATGAGTGAGCTCCTACCCCTGAAGTTCAGCGCGCATGCCAGACTCAAGGACATTGTCGGTCGCGGGCTTATCATCAGCGACGACATTGCGATTATCGAGCTTATTAAAAACTCGAAAGATGCGGGCGCCTTCGATGTCTGGATCGAGTTTCGACAGTTCGGATCCAGCGAAGCAAGCGAGCTGGTGATCTCCGATAACGGGCACGGCATGACGCTCGATGACATCGAGCATAAATGGCTCAACATCGCCTACTCAGAGAAGAAAAACTCCGCCCCATCAGTCGGCGCCTATGCGGGTAGCAAGGGGATTGGCCGTTTCTCCTGCGATCGTCTGGGCACAAATCTGCAGATCATGACGAGGAAGGACGGTCAGAAGCCCGTCAAACTCGACGTCGATTGGACGAAATTCGAAGTTGATGGGCGCGATCAAGAGATTGGCAGCATCGACCTATTTGCTAGCGAACCCACGCTGGAGGAATTTCGACAGGCGATGGGCCCTGAGCGGGCTGCCCATGGGACCGTCCTCACGATCCGAGGATTACGCAGCGAATGGGATGCCGATCGCCTGCGTTCGCTTCGCAAGGAACTTGAGCGCTTTATCATCGATCCGGATAACGAGTTTTCGGTCAACTTCTCCCATTGGAAATATGGCCCGAAGCATCCGCTGAACGGTCCGATTGAGAACAAGATTTTTGAGGAACTCGATTTTCGAGCGTCGTCGATTCAAGCCGACGTCGATACCGAGGGAAAGTTCATCACGTTTGAGTTGCGCCATGACGGCGATTTTCTCTTCAAAAGCACGGAGAAAAATCCTTACTCGGAATTGCGCAACATCAAGCTGACGCTATTTTACTTGAACCAGCCCGCCAAGGCCTTCTTCAAAAGGCGCACGGGGTATCGGTCCGTAGAATATGGCTCTGTCTTCCTGTTCCTGAACAGTTTCCGCGTGTTCCCTTACGGCTCCATCGGAGACGATTGGCTGGGCATCGATAAGCGTAAAGCCCAGGGTCAGCGTCGCTTTTTCGGTTTGCGCGAGCTAGTCGGTTTCATCCAAATTACCGACGCGGATGAGAAGTTCGAACCCGTGTCGAGCCGAGAAGGCCTGAAGCGCAATACAGCGTTCCGAGAGCTTGCCACGGACAGCCAGACCATCAGCAGTTCATTCGACGATGAACTCGTCTACGGCCTATTCCATAAGGCTATGAGGAAGCTCGAGAAATTCGTCGTTGACGGCCTGGACTGGGACAGGATCGACCGCACGATCGGCGAAGATAATGACGAGGAGCTACTCGCGGGCAACTATCAATATCTCCAGGGCGAGAAGCCAGTTCTGGAGACGATTGATTCCGTTGTAACGATCAGATCTCCGCAGAACCATATCATCGACATCGACATCAATCTGAAATATTTGTCGTCACTCGCCGATCAAGAATCTCAGGATTATGATGATCTGGTCGAGACGCTTGAAGAGCGGTTTGACGGCACGCCGATCGATAAGCTGCTACCGGCCGAAAAGCGGGATCTTTCGCGCTTCATTAGCCGTCAGGCAAAGGAACTGGCCCAAAAGAACCGCACCAACCGCGGGCTCGAATTGAAGGTCGGTCAGGTCGAAAAGCAGCTCGAATCCGAGCAGCGGAAAAGGATCTTTGCTCAGTTCGAAAGCACGGCCGACCAAACCCGAATTATCCAGCTGCATCACCAGATTGGGCTTGTCGCTGGGTCCCTCCTGAAGAGAATGGATCGCGTAGTCCGTCGCTACAGGGCGAATGAGGGGAATTATTCAAAAGCGGATCTCTTCGATGTCATCGAGGCGAGCCTGTTTGAGATCGAGAAAATCCAGAACGTTTCGAAATTGGCGTCGAAAGCCGATTTCGACATTTCAACGAACCGCGTGCGAAACGACATGCTGCAGTTCGTGGATGAGTATCTCGAGAATTTCAAAGATGTCGGTCTCGGTTGGAATCTGCGGACGACGTATGAAAATCCTGAGCACTGTCAGCTTGTCCGCTCCTTCCGGCCGATAGAATTGACCATGCTCGTAGACAATCTGGTCGACAATGCCGGCAAGGCGGGCGCCAAAAAGCTCGTTGTCAGGGCCTATAGCAGCGGCAAGAATGTTGTTCTGGAATTCACCGATAACGGTAGCGGCCTAACCGATCGCTTCTCACCCGATGAGCTCTTTGAAAAGGGAATAACCAACACCTCAGGCTCGGGCATCGGGTTGAGTCATGCCAAGCAAATTGTCGACGAACTGCAGGGCAAGATCTCCATCTCGAGCGGCGCCGACGGCGTTGGCGCTACAGTCCGAATGGAATTCAAAGCATGA
- a CDS encoding helix-turn-helix transcriptional regulator — protein sequence MSKIKSLRLEAKLSQNQFARLADLDRATVAKAEKGGAVSELTLHKIAAALGRQLDRSLDADELVSQ from the coding sequence ATGAGCAAAATCAAAAGCCTGCGCTTGGAGGCGAAGCTTTCGCAGAACCAGTTCGCGAGGCTCGCAGATCTGGATCGAGCGACCGTCGCTAAAGCTGAAAAGGGCGGCGCGGTGTCAGAGCTGACACTTCACAAGATCGCAGCAGCGCTTGGTCGACAATTGGATCGGAGCCTCGACGCAGACGAGTTGGTGTCTCAATGA
- a CDS encoding queuosine precursor transporter: MTEGNGKPAAINAGQIAGGHFRYFDFVMAAFVAIILLSNVLGAGKVAQIWLPFWETYWPFGAGILFFPLSYVIGDVLTEVYGYARARRVIWTGTVAVLFMAFMSWVVVELPPAPDWKNQAAYETIFGQVPRIVLASVCAFWAGEFVNSYVLAKMKIWTKGKHLWSRTIGSTVAGQGIDSLIFYPLAFWGAAGWTNDLVLKVLVTQWVLKVSWEVILTPVTYLVVNGLKRREGVDVYDEGTDFTPFRTQV; the protein is encoded by the coding sequence ATGACCGAGGGGAACGGCAAGCCGGCGGCCATCAATGCCGGGCAGATCGCGGGCGGACATTTCCGCTATTTCGATTTCGTTATGGCGGCGTTCGTCGCCATCATCCTGCTGTCCAACGTGCTTGGCGCGGGCAAGGTCGCGCAGATCTGGTTGCCGTTCTGGGAAACCTACTGGCCGTTCGGCGCAGGCATCCTGTTCTTCCCGCTCTCCTATGTCATCGGCGACGTTCTGACCGAGGTCTATGGCTATGCCCGCGCCCGCCGCGTGATCTGGACCGGCACGGTCGCGGTGCTGTTCATGGCGTTCATGTCGTGGGTCGTCGTCGAACTGCCGCCCGCGCCCGACTGGAAGAACCAGGCGGCGTACGAGACGATCTTCGGTCAGGTGCCACGCATCGTCCTCGCGTCGGTCTGCGCCTTCTGGGCGGGCGAGTTCGTCAATTCCTATGTCCTCGCCAAGATGAAGATCTGGACGAAGGGCAAGCATCTCTGGTCGCGCACGATCGGATCGACAGTGGCGGGGCAGGGGATCGACAGCCTGATCTTCTACCCGCTCGCCTTTTGGGGTGCGGCGGGCTGGACCAACGATCTGGTGCTCAAGGTGCTGGTGACGCAATGGGTGCTCAAGGTGAGCTGGGAAGTCATCCTGACGCCCGTCACCTATCTTGTGGTCAACGGGCTGAAGCGCCGCGAAGGCGTCGACGTCTATGACGAGGGCACCGACTTCACCCCGTTCCGGACGCAGGTGTGA
- a CDS encoding response regulator produces MKTAYNILWIDDEPKSTDTDQADVRDFLEESGIRADITFVEATEDGSIKERLEHHLKDPDLDLLMVDYNMVGLQGDQLVRLIRETDHIYLPVIFYSSSSVSDLHEAVREAQLDGVYIANRTALIQKVKSVVGSLLNREQTVKQVRGLLMEGVSEIDTQFYEIYLKVWPKLTEGQQVDVAKYLKEIVDERAKAAKKKADAFPSDAEALGTHLTEKFLTATYDTYTRWRLTRKILDASGHVEDHLAELKKFADIEGDEIPLNKLRNDYAHKSRKTLLENHNTERCIAIRKSLRAQAANIDAILGSE; encoded by the coding sequence ATGAAAACTGCTTACAACATCCTCTGGATCGATGATGAACCAAAGAGCACCGACACCGACCAGGCGGACGTGCGGGACTTCCTCGAAGAGTCTGGCATCCGGGCCGATATAACTTTCGTCGAGGCGACCGAGGATGGGTCGATCAAGGAGCGGCTAGAGCATCATCTAAAGGATCCGGACCTGGACCTGCTGATGGTGGACTATAATATGGTCGGCTTGCAGGGTGACCAGCTCGTTCGCCTCATCCGAGAGACCGACCACATCTATCTCCCGGTCATCTTCTATTCGTCGAGTAGTGTGAGCGATCTTCACGAGGCCGTGCGAGAGGCACAGCTGGACGGCGTGTATATAGCGAACAGGACCGCGCTCATTCAGAAGGTCAAGAGTGTCGTCGGCAGCCTTTTGAACCGCGAGCAAACGGTGAAACAGGTGCGCGGACTCTTGATGGAGGGCGTGTCCGAAATCGACACCCAATTCTACGAGATCTATCTGAAGGTATGGCCCAAGCTGACCGAAGGTCAGCAGGTTGATGTCGCAAAATACCTGAAAGAGATCGTGGATGAGAGGGCTAAGGCCGCAAAAAAGAAAGCCGATGCCTTTCCGTCGGACGCGGAAGCTTTAGGAACCCATTTGACGGAAAAATTTCTGACAGCGACGTATGACACCTACACCCGATGGCGACTCACCCGCAAAATCCTCGACGCCTCGGGACACGTCGAAGACCACCTCGCTGAGTTGAAAAAGTTTGCCGATATTGAAGGTGACGAGATCCCACTGAACAAGTTGCGCAACGACTATGCTCACAAGAGTCGGAAGACATTGTTGGAGAACCACAATACCGAACGCTGCATTGCGATTCGCAAATCTCTAAGAGCGCAGGCGGCAAATATCGATGCGATTCTAGGATCGGAATGA